A genomic window from Gossypium hirsutum isolate 1008001.06 chromosome D12, Gossypium_hirsutum_v2.1, whole genome shotgun sequence includes:
- the LOC107945349 gene encoding cytochrome P450 81Q32: protein MKMEEILIYSLLSVLILWVATKLITSTHKNHPPSPLALPILGHLHLLKEPLHRTLFTLSQKHGPIFSLKLGSRFLVVVSSPSTVQECFTENDIVLANRPRFIMGKYVGYNYTTLGLAPYGDHWRNLRRLSTIEIFSSTRLNMSLDIRRDEVSRLLRRLYQVSADGFAKVELKSVFSELTFNIIMRMMAGKRYFGEEATQNSDEGRRFREMIKELFELAVSSYPGDFLPILQLVDYDGYIKRIKDLGSKTDELMQGMIHEHRSNKGDLNIKNTMITHLLSMQESQPEYYTDEIIKGLIQVILNAGTDTTAITLEWAMSNLLNNPHVQEKARAELDKLVGQEKLVEEADVAKLPYLQSIISETLRLYPAAPLLVPHSASEICSIEGYEIPKDAIVMVNAWAIQRDPNLWDDALSFKPERFEESKEMSDQIYKLMPFGLGRRACPGMVLVQHVLGLTLGALIQCFEWERVSEKKIDMTEGQGLTMPKVQPLEAMCKASQFGKKLLCF from the exons ATGAAAATGGAAGAAATCTTAATCTACTCTTTGCTTTCGGTTCTTATACTATGGGTGGCCACCAAGTTAATCACCTCAACTCACAAAAATCACCCACCAAGTCCTCTGGCTCTTCCGATTCTGGGTCATCTCCATCTCCTCAAAGAACCCCTCCATCGAACACTCTTCACCCTCTCCCAAAAACACGGCCCCATCTTCTCCCTCAAGCTTGGCTCTCGTTTCCTGGTCGTCGTTTCATCACCCTCTACCGTCCAAGAATGTTTCACCGAGAATGACATCGTCTTAGCCAACCGCCCTCGCTTCATCATGGGCAAGTACGTCGGCTATAACTACACCACTCTAGGTCTGGCTCCCTACGGCGATCATTGGCGCAACCTACGTCGACTCTCCACCATCGAGATCTTCTCCTCCACTCGTTTGAACATGTCTTTAGACATTCGTAGGGATGAAGTCAGCCGCTTGTTGCGCCGATTGTACCAGGTTTCCGCCGATGGGTTCGCCAAGGTAGAGCTGAAATCAGTGTTTTCGGAGCTGACGTTTAACATAATCATGAGAATGATGGCTGGGAAACGGTATTTCGGCGAAGAAGCTACCCAGAATTCCGACGAAGGGAGGCGGTTCCGGGAGATGATTAAGGAGCTTTTCGAATTGGCAGTGTCTTCATATCCTGGAGATTTCCTGCCAATACTGCAGTTGGTTGATTACGATGGATACATCAAGAGAATAAAAGATCTGGGTAGTAAAACAGATGAACTAATGCAAGGAATGATCCATGAACATAGAAGCAACAAAGGCGATTTGAACATCAAAAACACCATGATAACCCATTTGCTATCTATGCAAGAATCTCAGCCGGAATATTATACTGATGAAATCATCAAAGGACTCATACAA GTCATTTTAAATGCAGGAACTGATACAACAGCAATAACATTGGAATGGGCAATGTCTAATCTGCTGAACAATCCTCATGTGCAAGAAAAAGCTAGAGCTGAATTAGACAAACTTGTCGGTCAAGAAAAACTGGTGGAAGAAGCTGATGTCGCAAAATTACCTTACTTACAAAGCATAATTTCAGAGACACTTCGACTATATCCAGCAGCTCCACTGTTAGTTCCACATTCGGCATCTGAAATTTGCAGTATTGAAGGCTATGAAATACCCAAAGACGCAATTGTGATGGTGAATGCTTGGGCTATTCAAAGAGACCCCAATTTATGGGATGATGCATTAAGCTTTAAGCCAGAGAGGTTTGAGGAAAGCAAAGAGATGAGTGACCAGATTTATAAGTTGATGCCGTTTGGATTAGGAAGAAGAGCTTGCCCTGGAATGGTATTAGTTCAACATGTTTTGGGGTTGACATTAGGGGCATTGATTCAATGTTTTGAGTGGGAACGGGTGAGTGAAAAGAAAATCGACATGACTGAAGGCCAAGGGCTTACTATGCCTAAAGTTCAACCATTGGAAGCCATGTGCAAAGCAAGTCAGTTCGGGAAGAAGTTACTTTGTTTCTGA